One window of the Rubrobacter naiadicus genome contains the following:
- a CDS encoding Fur family transcriptional regulator — translation MAGNIDETLRERGLRVTPQRVRIWEVLAGSGGHLTAEEVWREVSGALPGLELSTVYRSLDALCDAGLVVESRPPEGPRLFEARGERHPHLVCRECGGVFHPEREAERRLVEVLGEVSGGFEVEEVHLVAVGVCSRCSGEEAG, via the coding sequence ATGGCCGGGAACATAGACGAGACGCTGCGCGAGCGGGGTTTGAGGGTCACGCCGCAGCGGGTCAGGATCTGGGAGGTTCTGGCCGGCTCTGGCGGGCACCTCACGGCGGAGGAGGTATGGAGGGAGGTGTCCGGGGCGTTGCCGGGGCTCGAGCTCTCTACGGTCTACCGCTCGCTCGATGCGCTGTGTGATGCCGGGCTCGTGGTGGAGAGCCGTCCACCGGAGGGACCCCGTCTCTTCGAGGCGAGGGGGGAGAGGCACCCGCATCTGGTGTGCAGGGAGTGCGGGGGTGTCTTCCACCCGGAGAGGGAGGCCGAGAGGCGGCTGGTGGAGGTCCTCGGCGAGGTCTCGGGAGGATTCGAGGTGGAGGAGGTGCACCTGGTCGCGGTCGGGGTGTGCTCCCGATGCTCGGGGGAGGAGGCCGGTTGA
- the aat gene encoding leucyl/phenylalanyl-tRNA--protein transferase, with translation MRLSPELLELAYRQGAFPMADESGEVRFYRCDPRAVLEFGDLHVSKSLARVLRKGVYEVRVDEDFEGVIRGCADRPETWIGEEIIEGFLGLYERGLAHSVEAYREGELVGGLYGVTLGGAFMGESMFSRMPDASKVCLVHLVERLEERGYVLLDCQIQNDHLARMGATEIPEAEYMRRLEEALGLRRSFV, from the coding sequence TTGCGTCTGAGTCCGGAGCTGCTGGAGCTGGCCTACCGGCAGGGGGCCTTCCCGATGGCGGACGAGTCCGGGGAGGTGCGCTTCTACCGCTGCGACCCGCGGGCGGTGCTGGAGTTCGGGGATCTGCACGTCTCGAAGTCGCTCGCGCGCGTGCTGCGCAAAGGGGTGTACGAGGTACGGGTGGACGAGGATTTCGAGGGTGTGATCCGGGGCTGCGCCGACCGGCCCGAGACCTGGATCGGCGAGGAGATCATAGAGGGCTTCCTGGGGCTCTACGAGCGGGGTCTGGCGCACAGCGTCGAGGCCTACCGGGAAGGCGAGCTCGTCGGGGGGCTCTACGGGGTCACGCTCGGCGGGGCGTTCATGGGCGAGTCGATGTTCAGCCGGATGCCGGACGCCTCGAAGGTCTGCCTGGTGCATCTGGTGGAGCGGCTCGAGGAGCGCGGGTACGTGCTGCTCGACTGCCAGATCCAGAACGACCACCTCGCCCGCATGGGTGCCACCGAGATCCCGGAGGCCGAGTACATGAGGCGGCTCGAAGAAGCGCTCGGGCTCCGGAGGAGCTTCGTGTGA